The following are from one region of the Carnobacterium gallinarum DSM 4847 genome:
- a CDS encoding MucBP domain-containing protein codes for MKKIYKISVVLVLGIQLLVNPTAKILALGDTEKSSVNSDRQNSESTSSDTYKPVEIKEANKESIKAEGAETSGNEVSEESPLIEPEPEPEPESKPIPTATNETNEGSPEPEPVTTDASTKDTTENIAARAANIASGTVGTSPWYLTSDGVLHIGAGELVNTTNSDSPWGAWNEKIISVVLDGPVKAAPISESLFSSFYNVVSFENLNYLDTSNVTNMRAMFFRAESLKSLDLSSFNMSNVTNTNNMFALNRSLENLNTAGWDTSKIQNMDTMFSATNFKELNLEHWNTSSVTSMRDMFAGNKSLEKLSVSTWDTRNVTMMSSFLEQASSLKTLDLSGWTTSSSTNVVAMFSSTDSLWKITLPSTFNNLYITGLASLDPNRTDYTDKWQSVGNGTDTQPNGQYVLTGRELTETFKGATMADTYVWQPKAPVMGQVNVRYVAQGGNAVAPTKVISGIEGTPYDVSTPDYKLVIPGYTLDESILPTNAIGLLTSSVSYQDVVYVYNQPAADVTVRYVDQAGNELAPSKTISGVVDDSYDTTTADYKKTIAGYTLDESQLPSNKTGTLGVNPQTVNYVYKKKTIPSGGVKVRYVDQQGNELAPSKAVEGNVGTPYDVTTSDYRLVLPGYELDQNQVLLNGTGIFSEDTQTVSYVYKQIIEADPALNVTVRYVDEDGNEIRLNKTISGYVGDPFDATTSDYKLAVPGYTLDETQLPSNGTGTLSGNYQTVTYKYTKNPLIAADVTVRYVDQSGNELNPSKTISGNIGDAYDATTSTYKLTIAGYTLNASLLPTNGTGTLSANAQTVTYIYTKNVVTAADVTVRYVDQSGNEITPSKAISGNIGDAYDVTTSTYKLTIAGYTLNASLLPTNGTGTLSANAQTVTYIYTKNVVTAADVTVRYVDQSGNEITPSKAISGNIEDAYDATTSTYKLTIAGYTLNTNLLPTNGTGTLSANAQTVTYIYTKNVVTAADVTVRYVDQDGNEVAPKKAISGNISDAYDATTSDYKLTIAGYTLNASLLPTNGTGTLSSTQQTVTYIYKKNSVAAGSVTVRYVDEMGNVVATNKTITGNVGTAYDATTPDYTPLIAGYLLDTTQLPSNGTGMLSTESQTVTYVYKKEIRLLAHVIVRYVDQQGLEIAPSKVLDGNIGTPYDVSTPDYQLVINGYSFNQNQVVNTTGIFSTDSQTVTYVYTKNPVAAADVTIRYVDQAGTEVAPSKTISGDVGNAYDASTPTYKAVIAGYTLVESQLPTNATGVLRVEPQTVTYVFSKNPLAAAGVIVRYVDQDGVEVAPSKSISGNIGDAYDTTTSEYQLTIAGYESDTAKLPTNGTGTLTTIAQTVTYVYVKKAVPAAAITIRYVNQSGKELVSSKTLNGNLGDAYDATTSKYRVRIVGYTLNANLLPTNGTGTFSADAQTITYIFVKNSVKSNPTNGSNPSSTNGGKPTVNSSSTKGGTSPIIRGLDSVKRGNSSTNPIKKTYPQLGDNATMGMIQTVVGAFILFGLLPLLLIMKKRKKN; via the coding sequence ATGAAAAAAATTTATAAAATTTCTGTTGTTTTAGTATTGGGAATACAATTGTTAGTTAATCCAACTGCCAAAATATTAGCACTGGGAGATACGGAGAAATCTTCAGTAAACTCTGATAGACAAAATTCTGAATCAACAAGTAGTGATACCTATAAACCAGTGGAAATAAAGGAAGCCAATAAAGAGTCAATAAAGGCTGAAGGAGCTGAAACTTCTGGGAACGAAGTCAGTGAGGAAAGTCCATTAATTGAACCGGAACCGGAACCGGAACCTGAGTCAAAGCCAATCCCAACTGCCACTAATGAAACAAATGAAGGGAGTCCCGAGCCTGAACCGGTGACTACAGATGCTTCAACAAAGGATACAACTGAAAATATAGCCGCCCGAGCAGCTAATATAGCTTCAGGAACAGTTGGAACAAGCCCATGGTATCTAACTTCTGATGGTGTTTTGCATATTGGAGCAGGGGAATTAGTGAATACAACTAATTCTGATAGCCCTTGGGGAGCTTGGAACGAAAAGATTATCTCAGTGGTTTTAGATGGTCCTGTAAAAGCCGCTCCAATTTCGGAGTCTTTATTTAGTAGCTTTTATAATGTAGTTAGTTTTGAAAACCTTAACTATCTTGATACGAGTAATGTTACGAATATGCGAGCAATGTTTTTTCGAGCTGAGTCTTTAAAGTCTCTAGATTTATCAAGTTTTAATATGAGCAATGTAACAAATACCAACAATATGTTTGCTTTAAATCGTTCTTTAGAGAACTTAAATACTGCAGGATGGGACACCAGTAAGATTCAAAATATGGATACGATGTTCAGCGCAACTAATTTTAAAGAATTGAATTTAGAACATTGGAATACAAGCAGTGTTACGTCAATGCGCGATATGTTTGCTGGTAATAAGTCATTAGAGAAGTTATCTGTGTCAACATGGGATACAAGAAATGTAACAATGATGTCTTCATTTCTTGAACAAGCATCTTCTTTAAAAACATTAGATCTTAGCGGATGGACAACATCTAGTTCTACAAATGTCGTTGCAATGTTTAGTTCTACGGACTCACTATGGAAAATAACATTACCAAGTACGTTTAATAATCTATACATTACAGGGCTTGCTTCATTAGATCCCAATCGTACAGACTATACAGATAAATGGCAATCAGTAGGTAATGGAACAGATACTCAACCGAATGGTCAATACGTTCTTACAGGAAGAGAACTTACAGAGACGTTTAAAGGAGCTACTATGGCAGATACCTATGTCTGGCAGCCTAAAGCACCTGTAATGGGACAAGTAAATGTTCGGTATGTAGCTCAAGGAGGAAATGCAGTAGCTCCTACTAAAGTGATTAGTGGAATTGAAGGAACACCCTATGATGTTAGTACACCAGATTACAAATTAGTCATTCCGGGCTATACATTAGATGAAAGCATATTGCCGACGAATGCGATTGGACTTCTGACTTCATCTGTTTCATATCAGGATGTAGTGTATGTCTACAATCAACCAGCTGCTGATGTTACAGTACGTTATGTGGATCAAGCAGGTAATGAACTTGCACCTAGTAAAACGATTAGTGGAGTTGTAGACGATTCTTATGATACAACAACAGCAGATTATAAAAAGACAATCGCTGGTTACACCCTAGATGAAAGTCAACTGCCGAGCAATAAAACAGGAACATTAGGTGTTAATCCTCAAACAGTGAACTATGTGTATAAGAAAAAAACAATACCTTCTGGTGGTGTCAAAGTCCGTTATGTAGACCAACAAGGAAATGAATTAGCACCTTCTAAAGCTGTTGAGGGAAATGTGGGAACACCTTATGATGTAACCACGTCAGATTATCGATTAGTGCTTCCGGGGTATGAGTTAGATCAAAATCAAGTATTGCTAAATGGGACAGGAATATTCAGTGAAGATACTCAAACCGTATCGTATGTTTATAAGCAAATTATAGAAGCAGATCCGGCTTTAAACGTGACCGTTCGTTATGTGGATGAAGACGGTAATGAAATTAGGCTTAATAAAACAATCAGTGGATATGTAGGGGATCCTTTTGATGCGACAACCTCTGATTATAAATTAGCCGTTCCAGGATATACCTTAGACGAAACGCAATTGCCAAGTAATGGGACAGGTACTTTAAGTGGAAATTATCAAACTGTAACCTATAAGTATACGAAAAATCCACTAATTGCAGCAGATGTCACCGTTCGTTATGTGGATCAATCTGGCAATGAATTGAATCCTAGTAAAACAATCAGTGGAAATATCGGGGATGCTTATGATGCGACAACGTCAACTTACAAGTTAACGATTGCAGGCTACACGTTAAATGCCAGCTTATTGCCAACAAATGGAACAGGAACCTTAAGTGCAAATGCTCAAACAGTGACGTATATTTATACAAAAAATGTAGTAACTGCAGCAGATGTGACGGTTCGCTATGTGGATCAATCAGGCAATGAAATCACTCCTAGTAAAGCGATTAGCGGAAATATAGGTGATGCTTATGATGTGACAACTTCAACTTACAAGTTAACGATTGCAGGCTATACGTTAAATGCCAGCTTATTGCCAACAAATGGAACAGGAACCTTAAGTGCAAATGCTCAAACAGTGACGTATATTTATACAAAAAATGTAGTAACTGCAGCAGATGTGACGGTTCGCTATGTGGATCAATCTGGCAATGAAATCACTCCTAGTAAAGCAATCAGTGGAAATATCGAGGATGCCTATGATGCGACAACTTCAACTTACAAGTTAACGATTGCAGGCTATACGTTAAATACCAACTTGTTGCCAACAAATGGAACAGGAACCTTAAGTGCAAATGCTCAAACAGTGACGTATATTTATACAAAAAATGTAGTAACTGCAGCAGATGTGACGGTTCGTTATGTGGATCAAGATGGAAACGAAGTAGCTCCTAAAAAAGCAATAAGTGGAAATATAAGCGATGCCTATGATGCGACGACATCAGATTACAAGTTAACGATTGCAGGTTACACGTTAAATGCCAGCCTCTTGCCAACAAACGGAACAGGAACCTTAAGTTCAACACAGCAAACAGTGACGTATATTTATAAGAAAAATTCAGTAGCTGCTGGTAGTGTGACGGTTCGTTATGTAGATGAAATGGGAAATGTAGTAGCGACGAATAAGACGATTACAGGAAATGTTGGTACAGCCTATGATGCGACAACACCAGACTATACGCCACTTATCGCAGGTTATTTATTAGATACCACTCAACTACCAAGTAATGGAACAGGAATGCTAAGTACAGAGTCTCAGACAGTCACTTATGTTTATAAAAAAGAAATAAGACTCTTAGCTCATGTTATTGTCCGCTATGTCGATCAGCAAGGTCTTGAGATAGCGCCTAGTAAAGTGCTTGATGGAAATATTGGAACACCCTATGATGTAAGTACACCAGATTATCAATTAGTCATTAATGGTTATTCATTCAATCAAAATCAAGTAGTAAATACAACCGGTATATTCAGTACAGATAGTCAAACTGTCACGTATGTCTATACGAAGAATCCAGTAGCTGCAGCAGATGTGACGATTCGTTATGTGGATCAAGCAGGAACTGAAGTAGCCCCTAGTAAAACAATCAGTGGTGATGTAGGTAATGCATATGATGCTAGTACGCCAACCTATAAAGCTGTTATTGCAGGTTATACACTAGTAGAAAGCCAATTACCAACCAATGCAACTGGTGTATTACGCGTAGAACCACAAACAGTCACGTATGTTTTTTCAAAAAATCCATTAGCCGCGGCTGGTGTAATTGTCCGTTATGTAGATCAAGATGGAGTCGAAGTAGCACCTAGCAAATCAATTAGTGGAAATATAGGTGATGCATATGATACAACAACTTCAGAGTATCAATTAACGATTGCAGGATATGAGTCAGATACTGCTAAATTGCCAACAAATGGAACAGGTACGTTAACTACGATTGCCCAAACAGTCACGTATGTGTATGTGAAAAAAGCCGTACCAGCTGCCGCAATCACAATTCGTTACGTGAATCAATCAGGCAAAGAACTTGTGTCTAGTAAGACGCTTAACGGCAATCTAGGTGATGCATACGATGCAACAACTTCAAAGTATAGAGTAAGAATTGTAGGTTATACTCTAAATGCTAACTTATTGCCAACAAACGGAACGGGTACATTCAGTGCCGATGCCCAAACAATCACGTATATTTTTGTAAAAAATAGTGTCAAATCTAATCCAACGAATGGAAGTAATCCTAGTTCAACTAATGGAGGCAAACCAACGGTTAACTCAAGCTCAACAAAAGGTGGGACGTCACCAATAATCAGAGGACTAGACTCTGTTAAAAGAGGAAATTCAAGCACAAATCCGATTAAAAAAACGTATCCTCAATTGGGAGATAATGCAACAATGGGTATGATTCAAACAGTAGTAGGTGCATTTATCTTGTTTGGACTATTGCCACTGCTTCTGATCATGAAGAAACGAAAGAAAAATTAA
- a CDS encoding VOC family protein produces MYKINAETVIGKVVLNVENLTLMRDFYQEMIGLEIQGETENEVHFGIHGETKKELLTLKKVAAHPKVTATGLYHTAFLLPKRSDLGDSLYHLLRGKYPITGASDHGYSEAIYLDDPEGNGIEIYRDKPREFWDINPDGTINGITIEMDAEGVIGEASGSFTGMPVGTTVGHIHLTVANLEKTHEFYVDTLQLNLQTEFPNQAKFLAAGGYHHHIGTNVWSGRNIPAMEKGTKGLNYFTMVVPSVEALKEVEANLIEKVYSYEHDSTRQEIKLTDPNGIDLVIEVRK; encoded by the coding sequence ATGTATAAAATAAATGCAGAAACAGTTATTGGGAAAGTTGTTTTAAATGTTGAAAATTTAACGTTAATGCGAGATTTTTATCAAGAAATGATTGGCTTAGAAATTCAAGGTGAAACAGAAAATGAAGTTCATTTTGGAATTCATGGAGAAACGAAGAAAGAATTACTTACTCTGAAAAAAGTTGCAGCTCACCCAAAAGTTACAGCGACTGGTTTGTATCATACGGCGTTTCTATTACCAAAGCGTAGTGATTTAGGTGATAGTTTATATCATTTACTTAGAGGGAAATATCCAATTACAGGAGCAAGTGATCATGGATACAGCGAAGCTATTTATTTAGACGATCCTGAGGGCAATGGAATTGAGATTTATCGCGATAAACCAAGAGAGTTTTGGGACATTAATCCAGATGGTACGATTAACGGGATTACGATTGAGATGGATGCAGAAGGTGTGATTGGTGAAGCTAGTGGTTCATTTACAGGGATGCCAGTTGGAACAACAGTGGGACATATTCATTTAACTGTTGCGAATTTAGAGAAAACTCATGAATTCTATGTAGATACGTTGCAGTTGAACTTACAGACTGAATTTCCTAATCAAGCGAAATTTTTAGCAGCAGGGGGATATCATCATCATATTGGAACCAATGTTTGGTCTGGTAGAAATATTCCGGCAATGGAAAAAGGTACAAAAGGTTTGAATTATTTTACGATGGTCGTTCCGTCTGTTGAGGCGTTAAAAGAAGTAGAAGCAAATTTAATTGAAAAAGTTTATTCTTATGAACACGATTCAACTCGCCAAGAGATTAAACTAACAGATCCAAATGGAATTGATCTAGTGATTGAAGTTAGAAAATAA
- a CDS encoding GNAT family N-acetyltransferase, which translates to MTNYQVISPDYFEEQVALGGYAFNMEITEDRRNRFKETFEHTISLGAFHEEKLSAQVLVTPYVVHFHQALYKMGGIGLVSSYPEYRGSGDVAALMKLSLKTMNEKGMDLSYLAPFSYPFYRKYGFEQIFDQFKMTLTAEQLPRVKTKSGKLERVIWEQGKESMKFLYEQQKANSVGAVQREDWWWEYRFTHKPDQKIALYTNEANQPEGYIVYYLDGETFKIEEMIYHTHTAYEMLWGFISSHSGSFKFFDYTGGMDEQQAYLLENPRIKQEVIPSMMGRIVNIQRFLSQYPFKELSEKELYLEISDPIAPWNDGIWQLTFTKGQPQFTAVTQVNTEKEQFLIKGDIQTWTQAFIGYRSISELHFFHRLTGNQSGIAELERIIPKGIPTLSDYF; encoded by the coding sequence ATGACAAATTATCAAGTGATATCACCAGATTATTTTGAAGAACAAGTTGCCTTAGGTGGATATGCTTTTAATATGGAGATAACGGAAGACCGTCGCAATCGCTTTAAAGAAACTTTTGAACATACAATTTCTTTGGGCGCTTTCCATGAAGAAAAATTAAGTGCCCAAGTATTGGTTACCCCTTATGTAGTTCATTTTCATCAGGCCTTATATAAAATGGGCGGAATTGGACTTGTTTCAAGTTACCCTGAATATCGAGGTTCTGGAGATGTTGCAGCACTCATGAAATTATCGTTAAAAACAATGAATGAGAAAGGGATGGATTTGTCTTATTTAGCACCGTTTTCCTATCCTTTCTATCGTAAATATGGATTTGAACAAATCTTTGATCAATTTAAAATGACTTTAACAGCTGAACAATTACCTAGAGTGAAAACAAAATCAGGCAAATTAGAACGTGTGATATGGGAACAAGGCAAAGAGTCGATGAAATTTTTATATGAACAGCAAAAAGCTAACAGTGTAGGAGCTGTACAACGAGAAGACTGGTGGTGGGAATATCGATTTACTCATAAGCCAGATCAAAAAATTGCGCTTTATACAAATGAAGCGAATCAACCAGAGGGCTATATTGTCTATTATTTGGATGGAGAGACGTTTAAGATTGAGGAAATGATCTATCACACACATACAGCCTATGAGATGTTATGGGGATTTATAAGTTCTCATAGTGGCAGTTTTAAGTTTTTTGACTATACTGGTGGAATGGATGAGCAGCAAGCTTATTTATTAGAAAATCCACGCATTAAACAAGAAGTTATTCCATCTATGATGGGACGTATTGTAAATATTCAGCGATTTTTATCTCAGTATCCATTCAAAGAACTAAGTGAAAAGGAACTTTATCTTGAAATAAGTGATCCAATTGCACCGTGGAATGATGGAATTTGGCAACTGACTTTTACTAAAGGGCAACCACAATTCACTGCTGTTACACAAGTTAATACTGAAAAAGAACAATTTTTAATTAAAGGTGATATTCAGACTTGGACACAAGCTTTTATTGGTTATCGTTCAATAAGTGAATTGCACTTCTTTCATCGGTTAACAGGAAATCAATCAGGTATCGCGGAATTAGAAAGAATAATTCCAAAGGGGATTCCAACATTGTCAGATTATTTTTAA